In one window of Dokdonia sp. PRO95 DNA:
- a CDS encoding thioredoxin family protein codes for MIQELDQDNLNQIVAENETVVVQYSATWCGNCRIMKPKFKKLASENENVKFVIVDAEKNPESRKMATVDNLPTFATFTKGSFTNQVQTNKFDVLKDLVNEVTSN; via the coding sequence ATGATTCAAGAATTAGATCAAGACAATCTTAATCAGATTGTTGCCGAAAACGAGACCGTTGTCGTACAATACAGTGCTACATGGTGTGGTAACTGTCGTATTATGAAGCCTAAGTTCAAGAAACTAGCTTCAGAAAATGAAAACGTAAAGTTTGTTATTGTAGATGCAGAGAAGAATCCTGAGTCACGTAAAATGGCTACGGTAGATAACCTTCCTACATTTGCAACATTTACAAAGGGATCATTTACTAATCAAGTACAGACTAATAAATTTGATGTACTTAAAGACCTTGTAAATGAAGTTACCAGTAATTAA
- the tpx gene encoding thiol peroxidase: MANITLGGNAATTIGELPKVGTTAPDFSLSKNDMSTASLADFKGKRVVLNIFPSVDTGVCAQSVRTFNEKISGAENTEVLCISRDLPFAQARFCAAEGLENVHTLSDFKSGDFGKNYGVTIEGGAFEGLHSRAVVVLDETGKVIYTEQVPEVGQEPNYEGAMSALK, translated from the coding sequence ATGGCAAATATAACTTTAGGCGGAAACGCTGCAACAACAATAGGAGAACTTCCAAAAGTAGGAACAACAGCTCCAGATTTTTCACTTTCAAAAAATGACATGTCTACTGCAAGTCTTGCAGACTTTAAAGGGAAGCGTGTAGTATTAAATATATTCCCATCAGTAGATACTGGTGTTTGTGCACAATCTGTACGCACATTTAATGAGAAAATTTCTGGTGCAGAAAACACAGAGGTACTTTGTATTTCTCGTGATTTACCTTTTGCACAGGCTCGTTTTTGTGCAGCCGAAGGTTTAGAAAATGTACACACACTTTCTGATTTTAAATCTGGTGATTTCGGAAAAAACTATGGGGTAACTATAGAAGGTGGAGCCTTTGAAGGTCTTCACTCAAGAGCTGTAGTTGTACTCGATGAAACTGGAAAAGTAATTTATACAGAGCAAGTACCAGAAGTAGGTCAAGAACCTAACTATGAAGGTGCAATGAGCGCTCTTAAATAA
- a CDS encoding diacylglycerol kinase family protein, whose product MPIKFITGRLKGMKYSLQGGIQLIRSEASIQVQFGVAILITIAGLYYNISRTEWIAQILCIGLVMTAEGLNTAIEGIADFIHPDFHEKIGRIKDIAAGAVGIAALASVIVAGIIYIPRIF is encoded by the coding sequence TTGCCTATTAAATTTATTACTGGAAGACTTAAGGGAATGAAATACTCGCTACAAGGAGGTATACAACTTATACGCTCTGAGGCTAGTATTCAAGTACAGTTTGGCGTTGCCATACTAATTACTATTGCTGGATTATACTATAACATCTCACGCACAGAGTGGATTGCCCAAATATTATGCATAGGCCTTGTAATGACTGCCGAAGGTCTTAATACCGCCATAGAAGGCATTGCAGATTTTATACATCCAGACTTTCATGAGAAGATAGGTCGCATTAAAGATATCGCCGCAGGTGCGGTAGGTATCGCAGCACTAGCGTCTGTGATTGTGGCTGGGATTATCTATATACCTCGTATTTTTTAG
- a CDS encoding DNA translocase FtsK: protein MAKKKSTAKKTNTKTPRKSISFKLTRQQQIILGCFLFLLGLGLLFSFISYLFTWKVDQSLIATGTREDEASNWLSLVGARISHFFIYKGFGVPALALCILTSLTGVHYIFDYAKTSLKRFWFWGILLMLWLAVFLGFFHKKNDILGGTVGYEINDFLQDYLGLTGAIIVMAFLAIVYLVVRLKLTPERISTFINKQRSDLAGEFSDDEKDPVIVDNSSTYEAEEFLKGTKVEDETAFAKAETATPPKPSAFEQNVQDLQPTLTKKEPEPTSTFQVTEAPEEEVIEVEEVAVEVEKPIEEEELTDNLSSKLVADFGEFDPTLELGKFKFPPIDLLKDYTNGQGITINQEELEENKNRIVETLNNYKIGISNIKATVGPTVTLYEIVPEAGVRISKIKNLEDDIALSLSALGIRIIAPIPGRGTIGIEVPNKNPRIVSMRSAVASKKFQEAEMELPLTLGKTISNETFVVDLAKMPHLLMAGATGQGKSVGLNAILTSLLYKKHPAEVKFVLVDPKKVELTLFNKIERHYLAKLPDTDEAIITDNSKVINTLNSMCIEMDARYDLLKDAMCRNIKEYNAKFKARKLNPENGHKFLPYIVLVVDEFADLIMTSGKEVETPIARLAQLARAIGIHLIIATQRPSVNVITGIIKANFPARIAFRVTSKIDSRTILDTSGADQLIGRGDMLYTQGNDVVRIQCAFVDTPEVERIVEYIGNQKAYPDAHLLPEYVGEESGTSLDIDASDRDALFRDAAEVLVIAQQGSASLLQRKLKLGYNRAGRIIDQLEAAGVVGPFEGSKARQVLVQDMAGLDQLLNNE, encoded by the coding sequence ATGGCAAAAAAGAAATCCACGGCTAAAAAAACAAATACTAAGACTCCTAGAAAATCTATCTCCTTTAAATTGACGCGCCAGCAGCAAATCATTTTAGGATGCTTTTTATTCTTACTCGGTCTTGGCTTGCTGTTCTCTTTTATCTCATACTTATTTACCTGGAAGGTAGATCAAAGTCTTATTGCTACAGGAACGAGAGAGGACGAAGCTTCAAACTGGCTATCACTGGTGGGTGCACGCATAAGCCATTTCTTTATCTATAAAGGTTTTGGTGTTCCTGCGCTCGCACTTTGCATCCTTACTTCGCTCACTGGAGTACATTACATTTTTGATTATGCAAAGACTTCATTAAAAAGATTTTGGTTTTGGGGAATACTGCTTATGCTTTGGCTAGCTGTATTTCTTGGATTCTTCCATAAAAAGAATGATATCCTTGGCGGTACCGTTGGTTACGAAATCAATGACTTCCTACAAGATTATTTAGGTCTAACCGGAGCAATCATTGTGATGGCTTTTCTAGCTATTGTCTACCTAGTTGTACGTTTAAAACTTACACCAGAGCGCATATCTACGTTTATCAATAAACAACGTAGCGACCTCGCTGGTGAGTTTTCAGATGATGAAAAGGATCCTGTTATTGTAGATAACTCCTCTACTTACGAAGCCGAAGAGTTTTTAAAAGGAACTAAGGTTGAGGATGAGACCGCTTTCGCGAAAGCGGAAACCGCAACACCTCCTAAGCCATCTGCTTTTGAACAAAACGTTCAAGATTTACAACCTACACTCACCAAAAAAGAACCTGAACCTACCAGCACTTTCCAAGTAACGGAAGCTCCAGAGGAAGAAGTTATTGAAGTAGAAGAAGTAGCTGTAGAGGTTGAAAAACCTATTGAAGAGGAAGAACTTACAGATAACTTAAGCTCAAAACTAGTTGCAGATTTTGGCGAATTTGACCCTACGCTAGAACTTGGCAAGTTTAAATTCCCTCCTATTGATCTATTAAAAGATTATACAAACGGACAAGGAATCACGATTAATCAAGAAGAGCTTGAAGAAAATAAAAATCGTATTGTTGAGACGCTTAACAATTATAAAATAGGAATCTCAAACATAAAAGCTACCGTAGGTCCTACGGTGACATTATACGAGATTGTACCTGAGGCTGGGGTTCGTATTTCAAAAATTAAAAATTTAGAAGACGATATTGCATTATCACTTAGCGCACTAGGTATACGTATTATTGCTCCTATTCCTGGGCGCGGTACGATAGGTATTGAGGTACCTAATAAGAATCCTCGTATTGTGAGTATGCGTTCTGCAGTGGCTAGTAAGAAATTCCAAGAAGCAGAGATGGAGCTACCGCTTACACTAGGTAAAACCATATCAAATGAAACATTTGTGGTAGACCTTGCCAAGATGCCTCACCTCCTTATGGCAGGTGCTACGGGACAAGGTAAATCTGTTGGTCTTAATGCAATTCTAACTTCGCTACTTTACAAAAAACATCCAGCCGAAGTCAAGTTTGTATTAGTAGATCCTAAAAAAGTGGAGCTTACTTTATTTAATAAAATAGAGCGTCACTACCTAGCAAAACTACCTGATACAGATGAGGCGATTATCACAGATAATTCTAAGGTGATCAATACGCTTAACTCTATGTGTATAGAGATGGATGCTAGATATGACCTTCTTAAAGATGCAATGTGCCGTAATATTAAAGAGTACAATGCAAAGTTTAAAGCTCGCAAGCTTAATCCAGAAAATGGTCACAAATTCTTACCATACATTGTACTCGTGGTAGACGAGTTTGCAGATCTTATCATGACTTCTGGAAAGGAAGTAGAGACTCCTATTGCAAGGCTTGCACAGCTCGCACGTGCGATAGGTATACACTTAATCATTGCAACACAGCGTCCATCTGTAAATGTGATTACTGGTATTATTAAAGCTAACTTCCCAGCTCGTATTGCCTTTAGAGTAACTTCAAAAATAGATAGCCGCACCATACTTGACACCTCTGGAGCAGACCAGCTTATAGGTCGTGGTGACATGTTGTACACACAAGGTAACGACGTGGTACGTATACAGTGTGCCTTTGTTGACACCCCAGAAGTAGAGCGTATTGTAGAATATATAGGTAATCAAAAAGCATATCCAGACGCTCATTTATTGCCAGAATACGTAGGTGAAGAGAGTGGCACAAGTCTTGATATAGATGCTTCAGATAGGGATGCTCTCTTTCGCGATGCTGCCGAAGTTTTGGTAATAGCTCAGCAAGGAAGTGCTTCTCTATTACAACGTAAACTTAAACTAGGATATAATAGAGCTGGAAGAATCATAGATCAACTAGAAGCTGCAGGTGTGGTAGGTCCTTTTGAAGGAAGTAAAGCACGTCAAGTTCTAGTTCAAGATATGGCTGGACTAGATCAACTCCTAAATAATGAATAA
- a CDS encoding outer membrane lipoprotein carrier protein LolA: protein MKKKLIFWLAPILFKKVLVPVAVKGYHKFAKRAMPVVLLLFMTAFAKAQTAQSLLKEVDTKVKSYDNIAIDFKYALSNEAEGVNQETKGNVVMAGNNYKLSLMGTTQLFDGNNVYTIVPEDEEITISAMSDQDENAITPSKMLSFFNEGYTQKMDIVQKVNGRQIQFVKLTPMDSNSDVKYTLLGVDAQTKHIHKLIITQKNGTKVTITVNSFKPNQPLAKNVFVFDKTKYADYYINKL from the coding sequence ATGAAAAAGAAACTTATTTTTTGGCTGGCACCTATCCTTTTTAAAAAAGTATTAGTTCCTGTCGCAGTAAAAGGTTACCACAAATTTGCAAAACGTGCAATGCCAGTGGTATTGTTGTTATTTATGACCGCTTTCGCGAAAGCGCAAACCGCACAATCACTACTTAAAGAGGTTGACACTAAGGTAAAGAGCTATGACAACATCGCTATTGATTTTAAATATGCCTTAAGCAATGAAGCCGAAGGTGTAAATCAAGAGACTAAAGGAAATGTAGTTATGGCTGGCAATAATTACAAGCTGTCTCTTATGGGGACAACGCAATTATTTGATGGAAATAACGTTTATACTATTGTTCCTGAAGATGAGGAAATCACCATTAGTGCAATGAGTGATCAAGATGAAAATGCAATCACACCTTCAAAAATGTTATCCTTCTTTAATGAAGGTTATACACAGAAGATGGACATTGTACAGAAAGTAAATGGCAGACAAATACAGTTTGTAAAACTTACACCTATGGATTCTAATAGTGATGTAAAATATACGTTACTTGGTGTAGACGCTCAGACTAAGCATATTCACAAGCTGATTATCACACAAAAAAATGGTACTAAAGTGACGATTACTGTAAATTCATTTAAGCCTAATCAGCCGCTTGCCAAAAATGTATTTGTATTTGACAAAACAAAATACGCAGATTATTACATCAATAAATTATAA
- a CDS encoding LptF/LptG family permease, with protein MKILDRYILFTFVRTFLSIFTILMFIFVLQSVWLYIQELAGRDLDFDVIVKFLLFAMPSLVTLVLPLSVLLTSIMTFGNFAENYEFAAMKSTGISLQRAMKSVIFFVILLAIGSFLFANHIIPASQIEFRNLRRNIGKLKPAMLIRSGQFNEITEDFNMRVAEKYGDRDQYLKDIVIHQAEKGRLGNYTVIIASEGELISSIDSPTLSLKLTDGNYYTEVQKKDYNERKREPFAKSYFDTYTLNIDLSELDAVDLDDKDINNSYQMMNIVLLDSSITELSKRYVDDRTTFSDKYIHKANLTSLDSLYSGVAAQDKVVKDTLLDNYEVKDRVRILEIAKSNLNNTVADLENRKNKLKVDVKRLSKFEISLHEKYVLGFSCILLFFVGAPLGAIIRKGGLGLPIVIGVVLFLTFHFIGIFAKNSAEDNSITPFVASWLSTFILLPLGIYLTYRATTDQGIFDVDIVPAPIKRLFAKKKEKTIIAPTVDKSYVLTEDEKEILDSFSSNQLKDVVKNYKNLGYASNMRLAAIDRLDQLGITIEHLRVQGYYQDSK; from the coding sequence ATGAAAATACTAGACCGATATATTCTTTTTACGTTCGTAAGAACCTTTCTGAGCATCTTCACTATTTTGATGTTCATTTTTGTTTTACAAAGTGTCTGGTTATATATACAAGAACTGGCAGGTAGAGATCTTGACTTTGACGTTATTGTCAAGTTTTTACTTTTTGCGATGCCTAGTCTTGTGACGCTCGTACTCCCCCTATCTGTACTTCTCACAAGTATCATGACCTTCGGAAACTTTGCCGAAAATTATGAATTTGCAGCGATGAAATCCACGGGTATCTCACTACAACGCGCGATGAAGAGCGTCATTTTCTTTGTGATTCTTCTTGCGATAGGTTCTTTCTTATTTGCAAATCATATTATCCCTGCTTCTCAAATTGAGTTTAGAAATTTACGCAGAAACATAGGTAAACTTAAACCTGCCATGCTCATACGTAGCGGACAGTTTAATGAGATTACTGAAGATTTTAACATGCGTGTGGCTGAGAAATATGGTGATAGAGATCAATACCTTAAAGACATTGTCATTCATCAAGCCGAAAAAGGAAGACTAGGTAACTATACTGTTATTATCGCTTCTGAAGGTGAACTCATAAGCTCCATAGACTCCCCTACACTTTCCTTAAAACTTACAGACGGTAATTACTATACCGAAGTTCAAAAAAAGGATTATAATGAGCGAAAGAGAGAGCCATTTGCAAAGAGCTATTTTGACACCTACACACTTAATATTGACCTGAGTGAACTAGATGCAGTCGATCTTGACGATAAGGATATCAATAATAGCTACCAGATGATGAATATTGTCTTACTAGACTCTAGCATCACAGAGTTATCAAAGCGATATGTGGACGATAGAACTACCTTTAGTGATAAGTATATACACAAGGCAAACTTGACATCACTAGACTCTCTATACTCTGGAGTTGCTGCCCAAGATAAAGTAGTTAAAGACACGCTTTTAGATAATTATGAAGTAAAAGATCGTGTACGTATACTAGAAATTGCAAAATCCAATTTGAATAATACCGTCGCAGATCTTGAGAATCGAAAGAATAAACTCAAAGTAGATGTAAAGCGTCTCAGTAAATTTGAAATATCCCTGCATGAAAAGTACGTGTTAGGGTTCAGCTGTATTTTACTCTTCTTTGTAGGTGCTCCTCTAGGCGCAATCATTCGTAAAGGTGGATTAGGGCTTCCTATCGTTATAGGGGTTGTACTATTCCTCACCTTTCACTTTATAGGGATTTTTGCAAAAAATAGTGCCGAAGATAATTCTATAACTCCATTCGTTGCTAGTTGGCTCAGTACTTTTATCCTTTTACCGCTAGGTATTTATCTAACGTATAGAGCAACTACAGATCAAGGTATTTTTGATGTAGATATCGTTCCTGCTCCTATTAAGAGATTATTTGCCAAAAAGAAAGAAAAAACCATTATCGCTCCTACGGTTGATAAATCATACGTTCTTACCGAAGATGAGAAAGAAATATTAGACTCATTTTCTTCTAATCAACTTAAGGATGTTGTAAAGAATTACAAAAATCTTGGATATGCGAGCAACATGCGTTTAGCCGCTATAGACAGACTTGATCAATTAGGCATTACAATAGAACATCTAAGAGTTCAGGGATATTATCAAGACAGCAAATAA
- the ribB gene encoding 3,4-dihydroxy-2-butanone-4-phosphate synthase: MQKTASTSVQLHTIEEAIEDIKNGKVIIVVDDEDRENEGDFLAAAEAVTPEMINFMATHGRGLICTPITEDRCEELQLNMMVTSNTDPMETAFTVSVDLKGNGVTTGISASDRSKTVQALINPNTKPYDLSRPGHIFPLKAKEGGVLRRTGHTEAAIDFARLAGFKPAGVIVEIMNADGTMARLPQLLEVAKTFDLKIVSIEDLVAYRMNHDSLIDKKEDFEIKTRFGDFRLRAYEQTTNDTVHIALTKGGWEDDEPVLVRVNSTQINNDLLGTLTNNPDAKLDDMFRAVNEAGKGAIVFINQENASANLLGRLSELKTLQKEGEMKAPNVVMDSKDFGIGAQILHDLRISKVKLMTNSEGLKRIGIVGYGLEIVERVGY, from the coding sequence ATGCAAAAGACAGCATCTACAAGCGTCCAGCTACATACTATTGAAGAAGCCATTGAAGATATTAAAAATGGTAAAGTAATCATTGTAGTAGATGATGAGGATCGTGAGAATGAAGGAGATTTTCTAGCTGCTGCAGAAGCAGTAACACCAGAAATGATCAACTTTATGGCCACTCATGGCCGTGGTCTTATATGCACGCCTATTACAGAAGACCGTTGTGAAGAGTTACAACTTAACATGATGGTAACAAGTAATACAGATCCTATGGAGACCGCTTTTACTGTTTCTGTAGATCTTAAGGGCAATGGGGTTACAACCGGAATATCTGCCTCAGATAGATCAAAGACAGTACAAGCACTAATAAACCCAAATACAAAACCTTACGATTTAAGTAGACCTGGGCACATCTTCCCGCTTAAAGCGAAAGAAGGAGGTGTACTACGTCGTACGGGACATACAGAGGCTGCGATAGATTTTGCAAGGCTCGCTGGTTTCAAACCTGCAGGAGTTATTGTAGAAATCATGAATGCAGACGGGACGATGGCTAGATTGCCACAGCTTCTAGAGGTGGCAAAAACTTTTGACCTTAAGATAGTTTCTATTGAAGACCTCGTTGCTTATCGTATGAATCACGATAGCCTTATTGACAAAAAAGAAGACTTTGAGATCAAGACACGTTTTGGGGATTTTAGACTTCGTGCGTATGAGCAAACTACTAATGACACCGTTCACATAGCACTTACTAAAGGTGGCTGGGAAGATGATGAGCCGGTACTTGTACGTGTGAACTCTACTCAAATTAATAATGACCTTTTAGGCACACTTACAAACAATCCAGATGCAAAACTAGACGATATGTTTCGTGCGGTAAATGAAGCTGGAAAAGGTGCAATTGTTTTTATAAATCAAGAGAATGCAAGTGCAAATCTTCTAGGAAGATTAAGCGAACTAAAAACACTACAAAAAGAAGGAGAGATGAAAGCTCCTAACGTAGTTATGGATTCAAAAGACTTTGGTATAGGAGCACAAATATTACATGACCTGCGTATATCCAAAGTAAAACTAATGACTAATAGCGAAGGACTTAAACGTATAGGTATCGTAGGTTACGGTCTTGAGATTGTAGAGCGTGTAGGGTATTAA
- a CDS encoding carboxypeptidase-like regulatory domain-containing protein has protein sequence MKKPIAITIPKPCHEDWTAMTPTEQGKHCAVCSKEVVDFTSQTTTQLRDRIVNGDSICGRFRKDQLDTPIYAARDKGRSFTQAAAALLVPMAMLSVAEASGQTTTETIIMGDIAPVELPINAYDSLGISSLSRKHKTPKKLITITGKVTDMTGPLPGVNITVHGTSRAYQTDFEGNYSLKVFPGETIKYSFLGYEPRTILIDSQLEINVNFKDDDQNMLLGEVIILDYKQIKKEERREKRRLKKEKGH, from the coding sequence ATGAAAAAGCCTATCGCCATTACAATTCCAAAGCCATGTCATGAAGACTGGACTGCAATGACTCCTACAGAGCAAGGAAAACACTGTGCTGTATGTAGTAAAGAGGTCGTTGATTTCACATCGCAAACTACAACACAACTACGGGACCGTATAGTAAATGGAGATTCGATTTGTGGTCGTTTTAGAAAAGATCAGCTGGATACTCCCATCTATGCAGCGCGTGATAAAGGCAGGAGCTTTACTCAAGCGGCAGCGGCACTACTAGTCCCTATGGCAATGCTTTCGGTTGCAGAGGCATCTGGACAGACCACAACTGAGACAATAATTATGGGTGATATTGCACCCGTTGAATTACCTATTAATGCGTATGATAGTTTAGGAATTAGTTCGCTTTCGCGAAAGCATAAAACTCCGAAAAAATTAATAACAATAACAGGTAAAGTGACCGACATGACTGGCCCATTACCTGGAGTGAACATAACCGTCCATGGAACTTCAAGAGCTTACCAAACTGATTTTGAAGGAAATTATAGTCTCAAAGTGTTTCCCGGAGAAACGATTAAGTATAGTTTCTTAGGTTACGAACCGCGTACAATACTCATAGACTCACAACTTGAAATAAACGTGAATTTTAAAGATGACGATCAAAACATGCTTTTAGGAGAAGTTATCATACTTGATTACAAACAAATTAAGAAAGAAGAGAGAAGAGAAAAAAGGCGTCTCAAGAAAGAAAAAGGACACTAA
- a CDS encoding DUF5686 and carboxypeptidase regulatory-like domain-containing protein has product MRTYFSLVIILLFSFATTAQITGTVVNKESEALPFVNVFIEDTNRGTTTNGDGQYALELLAEDQGETLNVTFQFLGYATVVKQVRVNSAEMTVSVVMEESSTSLDEVIVQAGVNPADRIIQGAISLREKNLQNIGAYTASFYSRGLWKVKDAPDKILGQEVGDLGGGLDSTRTGVFYLSETISNIKYQRPDNFSEVIVASKVSGDDNGFSFNTASEANFSFYENTLDLNAQIISPIATNAFSYYKYNLEGTFYENNQLINKITVTPRRENDRVFSGTIYIVEDSWQLYGVDLQTDGNAIQFPFIENLNFKQNFKYEESLSQWVKISQVIDFSFGFLGLKGDGRFTAAYSDYEFAPQFTKDSFSAEILSFADQANKKDSVFWERSRPVPLTSLEINDYIKKDSIQVIRKSKKYLDSIDDRGNRFKITSPIFGYSYTDTYNKWRFGITPPINNIQFNTVQGWNGTMQATYSSWSDEDYSKSLSAFAKANYGFSEDRLRYTLGFTRRFNRSNRATLSVTGGVDILQVNNANPISPILNTAYSLLREENFAKYYEKEFAQLYYGQEIVNGLQLNGIIAYEQRNPVFNTTDQTFFPNDDREYTSNNPLNPLDTENGVFKAHSLGKLLLSATANFGQKYYSYPNGKFNVTSEKYPSLTLVYEKGFGASVSDYNFDQFRLIVEQEFNISNKGRMSYDLRAGTFLGTAKDVSFIDRQHFNGNRSILLEPSRLNRFGVLPYYERSTNQGYVEGHIEHNFKGWILGKIPLVNKLNFNLIAGAHVLSTNESSFYREFNVGIGNVGWGKYRLLRFDYVYGQGARGGNDGAFLIGLSL; this is encoded by the coding sequence ATGCGCACATATTTTTCCTTAGTTATAATACTGCTTTTTTCTTTTGCAACCACTGCCCAGATTACAGGCACCGTAGTAAACAAAGAAAGTGAGGCACTTCCTTTCGTAAATGTGTTTATAGAAGATACTAATCGTGGTACCACGACTAATGGCGATGGGCAATACGCTCTGGAATTACTAGCAGAAGATCAAGGAGAAACATTAAATGTAACCTTTCAATTTCTTGGGTACGCTACTGTTGTAAAACAAGTAAGAGTAAATTCTGCAGAAATGACAGTTTCTGTTGTAATGGAAGAATCTTCTACATCCCTTGATGAGGTAATCGTGCAAGCTGGTGTAAATCCCGCAGACCGGATTATACAGGGAGCAATATCTTTAAGAGAAAAGAATTTACAAAACATAGGCGCGTACACAGCTTCCTTTTACTCAAGAGGATTGTGGAAGGTAAAAGATGCACCAGATAAAATTTTAGGGCAAGAGGTAGGAGATTTGGGAGGCGGACTAGATTCTACTCGTACGGGAGTTTTTTATTTAAGTGAGACCATATCGAACATCAAATATCAACGCCCGGATAATTTTAGCGAGGTGATTGTAGCAAGTAAAGTGAGTGGTGATGATAATGGCTTTAGCTTTAATACTGCGAGTGAAGCAAATTTTTCTTTTTATGAAAACACCTTAGATCTCAACGCGCAGATAATTTCGCCTATCGCCACTAATGCATTTTCTTATTACAAATATAATCTTGAAGGGACATTTTATGAAAATAACCAACTCATCAATAAAATAACGGTAACGCCACGCAGAGAAAATGACCGAGTTTTTTCTGGAACCATATACATTGTAGAAGACTCATGGCAACTTTATGGAGTCGACTTGCAAACAGATGGAAATGCGATTCAATTTCCATTTATAGAAAATCTAAACTTTAAGCAGAATTTTAAATATGAGGAATCTCTTAGCCAGTGGGTGAAAATCTCACAAGTCATAGATTTTAGCTTTGGCTTTCTAGGACTTAAAGGTGATGGTAGATTTACAGCAGCTTATTCTGATTATGAGTTTGCCCCTCAGTTTACGAAGGATTCTTTTTCGGCAGAGATTTTGTCCTTTGCAGACCAGGCAAATAAAAAAGATAGTGTATTCTGGGAGCGCAGTCGTCCCGTGCCTTTAACGTCACTTGAAATAAATGATTATATCAAGAAAGATAGCATACAGGTTATAAGAAAATCAAAGAAGTACCTAGATTCTATAGATGACCGAGGCAATCGATTTAAGATTACTTCGCCCATTTTTGGATATTCTTATACAGATACTTATAATAAATGGCGATTTGGAATCACGCCACCTATTAATAATATTCAATTTAATACCGTTCAAGGTTGGAATGGAACCATGCAAGCGACTTATTCTAGTTGGAGTGATGAAGATTATAGTAAATCTCTTTCCGCTTTCGCGAAAGCGAACTATGGATTCTCAGAAGATCGTTTGCGTTATACATTAGGATTTACTAGACGTTTCAATCGTAGCAATAGAGCTACTTTAAGCGTCACGGGGGGAGTTGATATTTTACAAGTAAATAATGCAAATCCAATATCTCCCATTTTAAATACAGCATACTCACTCCTTAGGGAAGAAAATTTTGCCAAGTACTACGAAAAGGAATTTGCGCAACTCTACTATGGACAAGAGATAGTCAATGGCTTACAGCTCAACGGAATTATTGCTTACGAACAGCGTAATCCTGTTTTTAATACTACAGATCAAACATTCTTCCCGAACGATGATCGTGAGTATACAAGTAACAATCCGCTTAATCCATTGGATACTGAGAATGGAGTTTTTAAAGCGCACTCTTTAGGAAAGTTACTCCTAAGTGCTACGGCAAATTTTGGTCAGAAGTACTACAGTTATCCTAACGGAAAATTTAATGTAACATCAGAAAAGTATCCATCACTTACGTTGGTATATGAAAAGGGCTTCGGAGCTTCCGTTTCAGATTATAATTTTGATCAATTCCGTCTTATTGTGGAACAGGAATTTAATATAAGTAATAAAGGAAGAATGTCTTATGACTTACGCGCTGGCACCTTTTTAGGAACTGCAAAAGACGTTAGTTTTATAGATAGACAGCATTTTAATGGTAATCGCTCGATACTTCTAGAACCATCGAGACTCAATAGATTTGGTGTGTTACCTTACTATGAACGTAGTACAAATCAAGGGTATGTAGAAGGGCACATTGAACACAATTTTAAGGGATGGATATTAGGCAAAATTCCGCTCGTAAATAAACTGAACTTCAATCTTATTGCAGGTGCACACGTTTTAAGTACTAACGAAAGCTCGTTTTATAGAGAATTCAACGTAGGAATAGGTAATGTAGGGTGGGGTAAATATAGGTTATTGCGTTTTGACTACGTGTATGGTCAAGGAGCAAGAGGTGGTAATGATGGTGCGTTTTTGATAGGGTTGAGTTTGTAA